Proteins encoded by one window of Cystobacter ferrugineus:
- a CDS encoding PTS system mannose/fructose/sorbose family transporter subunit IID, producing the protein MSTPALSLPWWVLLRVFLRSLFLQASWNPQGMQNLGLAYAVYPALERLYPEQRELEAAVRRHLVFFNTHPYVAAAIVGGVLHHEQRIARGEETPDKVVAFKAALMGPLAALGDGFFWLSLKPATGAVCAALVPVLAAWAAVLFLVLYNLVHFWLRARLYVLGLSMGDRLVEAVARVNLPGRGAKLRSVGAACAGGLAAWLAVDFGIGAGGRFAPLLSMGCLALGAVSYALVARRVPGYIVLYLAAGLACVAGAFL; encoded by the coding sequence GTGAGCACGCCGGCCCTCTCCCTGCCCTGGTGGGTGTTGCTGCGCGTCTTCCTGCGCTCGCTCTTCCTGCAGGCCTCCTGGAATCCGCAGGGCATGCAGAACCTGGGGCTGGCCTACGCCGTCTACCCGGCTCTCGAGCGGCTCTACCCGGAGCAGCGCGAGCTGGAGGCCGCGGTGCGCCGGCACCTCGTCTTCTTCAACACCCACCCCTACGTGGCGGCGGCCATCGTGGGCGGCGTGCTCCACCACGAGCAGCGCATCGCCCGGGGCGAGGAGACACCGGACAAGGTGGTGGCCTTCAAGGCGGCGCTCATGGGTCCGCTGGCGGCGCTGGGGGACGGCTTCTTCTGGTTGTCGCTCAAACCCGCCACCGGGGCGGTGTGCGCGGCGCTGGTGCCGGTGTTGGCGGCGTGGGCGGCGGTGCTCTTCCTCGTGCTCTACAATCTGGTGCACTTCTGGCTCCGGGCCCGGTTGTACGTATTGGGCCTGTCCATGGGGGACCGGTTGGTGGAGGCGGTGGCCCGGGTGAACCTGCCCGGCCGGGGAGCGAAGCTGCGGTCGGTGGGGGCGGCGTGCGCCGGGGGCCTGGCGGCCTGGCTGGCGGTGGACTTCGGGATTGGCGCCGGGGGCCGCTTCGCCCCGTTGCTATCCATGGGCTGTCTGGCCCTGGGGGCGGTATCCTACGCCCTCGTGGCCCGGCGGGTCCCCGGCTACATCGTGTTGTACCTCGCCGCGGGGCTGGCCTGCGTGGCGGGTGCTTTCTTGTAG
- a CDS encoding HPr family phosphocarrier protein encodes MASVVEGTFEIINALGLHARAAAQLVQVANRYKSDVTLECEGQRANAKSIMGVLMLAAAQGMQVTVTCKGEDAPACLQDIQKLIANRFGESQ; translated from the coding sequence ATGGCGAGCGTGGTCGAAGGGACATTCGAGATCATCAACGCCCTGGGGTTGCACGCGCGCGCCGCGGCGCAGCTGGTCCAGGTGGCCAACCGCTACAAGAGCGACGTGACGCTCGAGTGCGAGGGGCAGCGGGCCAATGCCAAATCCATCATGGGCGTGCTGATGCTGGCGGCGGCGCAGGGCATGCAGGTGACGGTGACGTGCAAAGGCGAGGACGCCCCGGCGTGCCTCCAGGACATCCAGAAGCTCATCGCCAACCGGTTTGGCGAGTCGCAGTGA
- the ptsP gene encoding phosphoenolpyruvate--protein phosphotransferase, translating into MSSQASPTLSLKGIGASPGVAVGHAYILDRKRVRTPKLRLAEAEVDPERMRMKTALDLSDQQLSDLKEQISHSEGPEHALILEAHRLMLHDPMFVDEVNRLIVEDRINAEWAVRRVARKLKHLFDNIPDEYFRERRSDVEYVADRVVRNLLGQVVDEEVALPENAVVVAHDLSPADAALLARSGQVAGFVTDLGGQTSHTAIVARARSIPAVLGAGRASEQISPGDLVAIDGQRGVILVNPTEAQLARFHETMRRYQESEARALAAKDLPAQSTDGFRIRLVGNIEFPEELPALLSHGAEGIGLYRTEFMFLDRKEAPSEEEQYRAYRQVLEAMEGRPVTIRTLDLGGDKVPGKGKHEKEPNPAMGLRAIRYCLANRELFRVQLRALLRASVHGNMRVMFPLISGMSELREARSELEACRTELGRAGVPLGKRIPIGIMVETPSAALIADRLAQEADFFSVGTNDLIQYSMAIDRQNRDVAYLYKPLHLSVLRSLRNIVAAARDARIPVAMCGEMAGDSVYALVLLALGFDELSMTAGQIPSVKSVLRQSSRAEAQKLLDEAMALTTAEEIERFIRIEMDKRFASEE; encoded by the coding sequence GTGAGCAGCCAGGCTTCTCCCACGTTGAGTCTCAAGGGCATCGGCGCCTCGCCGGGCGTGGCGGTGGGCCACGCCTACATCCTCGATCGCAAGCGCGTGCGCACCCCCAAGCTGCGCCTGGCCGAGGCCGAGGTGGACCCCGAGCGGATGCGGATGAAGACGGCGCTGGACCTGTCCGACCAGCAACTCTCCGACCTCAAGGAGCAGATCTCCCACTCCGAGGGGCCCGAGCACGCCCTCATCCTCGAGGCGCACCGGCTCATGCTCCACGATCCCATGTTCGTGGACGAGGTGAACCGGCTCATCGTGGAGGACCGCATCAACGCCGAGTGGGCGGTGCGGCGGGTGGCGCGCAAGCTCAAGCACCTCTTCGACAACATCCCGGACGAGTACTTCCGCGAGCGGCGCTCGGACGTGGAGTACGTGGCGGACCGCGTGGTGCGCAACCTGCTCGGCCAGGTGGTGGACGAGGAGGTGGCGCTGCCGGAGAACGCGGTGGTGGTGGCGCATGACCTGTCCCCCGCGGACGCGGCGCTGCTCGCGCGCTCGGGGCAGGTGGCCGGCTTCGTCACGGACCTGGGCGGACAGACGAGCCATACGGCCATCGTCGCGCGTGCCCGCTCCATCCCGGCGGTGCTTGGCGCGGGGCGCGCGAGCGAGCAGATCTCCCCTGGAGATCTGGTGGCGATCGATGGCCAGCGCGGTGTCATCCTGGTCAATCCCACCGAGGCCCAGCTCGCGCGCTTCCACGAGACGATGCGCCGCTACCAGGAGAGCGAAGCCCGCGCCCTGGCGGCCAAGGATCTGCCGGCCCAGAGCACGGACGGCTTCCGCATCCGGCTGGTGGGCAACATCGAGTTCCCCGAGGAGCTGCCCGCGCTCCTGTCCCACGGCGCGGAGGGCATTGGCCTGTATCGCACCGAGTTCATGTTCCTCGACCGCAAGGAGGCCCCGAGCGAGGAGGAGCAGTACCGGGCGTACCGGCAGGTGTTGGAGGCGATGGAGGGCCGGCCCGTCACCATCCGCACGCTGGATCTGGGTGGGGACAAGGTACCGGGCAAGGGCAAGCACGAGAAGGAGCCCAACCCGGCCATGGGGCTGCGCGCCATCCGCTACTGTCTGGCCAACCGGGAGCTGTTCCGGGTGCAGCTGCGTGCCCTGCTGCGCGCGAGCGTGCACGGCAACATGCGCGTCATGTTCCCGCTCATCAGCGGCATGAGCGAGCTGCGCGAGGCCCGGAGCGAGCTGGAGGCGTGCCGCACGGAGCTGGGGCGCGCGGGCGTTCCGCTCGGCAAGCGCATCCCCATTGGCATCATGGTGGAGACGCCCAGCGCGGCGCTCATCGCCGACCGGCTCGCCCAGGAGGCGGACTTCTTCTCCGTGGGCACCAACGATCTCATCCAGTACTCCATGGCCATCGACCGGCAGAACCGGGACGTGGCCTACCTGTACAAGCCCCTGCACCTGTCGGTGCTGCGCTCGCTGCGCAACATCGTGGCGGCCGCCCGGGACGCGCGGATTCCGGTGGCCATGTGCGGAGAGATGGCGGGCGACTCCGTCTACGCGCTGGTGCTGTTGGCGCTGGGCTTCGACGAGCTGTCCATGACGGCGGGGCAGATTCCCTCCGTGAAGAGCGTCCTGCGGCAGTCCAGCCGCGCCGAGGCCCAGAAGCTGCTGGACGAGGCCATGGCGCTGACCACCGCGGAGGAGATCGAGCGCTTCATCCGCATCGAGATGGACAAGCGCTTCGCCTCGGAGGAGTGA
- a CDS encoding MgtC/SapB family protein codes for MGLDETTIVLRLLLAFGLGAALGLERELRGHQAGLRTHILVCLGACLFTLCSLFVALPLVGDTTHEARADISRIASQIVVGISFLGGGAIIRQETHIKGLTTAANLWLTASVGLACGLGFNLAAGTTVVLALIALVGLRFVEGHIIHLRRKYRLPAEDDPPGNKRP; via the coding sequence GTGGGACTGGACGAGACCACGATCGTCCTGCGGCTGCTGCTCGCCTTCGGACTGGGCGCCGCGCTCGGTCTGGAGCGCGAGCTGCGCGGGCACCAGGCGGGGCTGCGCACCCATATCCTGGTGTGCCTGGGCGCCTGTCTCTTCACGCTGTGCAGCCTCTTCGTGGCCCTGCCGCTCGTGGGTGACACCACCCACGAGGCGCGCGCCGACATCAGCCGCATCGCCAGTCAGATCGTCGTGGGCATCAGCTTCCTCGGCGGTGGAGCCATCATCCGCCAGGAAACGCACATCAAGGGCCTCACCACCGCGGCCAACCTGTGGCTGACCGCCTCCGTGGGGCTCGCCTGTGGGCTGGGCTTCAACCTGGCCGCCGGAACCACCGTGGTACTCGCGCTCATCGCGCTCGTGGGCCTGCGCTTCGTCGAGGGCCACATCATCCACCTGCGCAGGAAGTATCGCCTCCCGGCCGAGGACGATCCCCCCGGCAACAAGCGCCCGTGA
- a CDS encoding MXAN_6521/LA_1396 family lipoprotein gives MNRLVLVLGLALLAGCATVKSSRVRPDYETTDKTRVKRLAVVVQPLPDGRQQLGDLWSLIARRHVNQNRLFLVKANFARSGAPEDTTFKDLCVEGIEGVLWLAPESVQLVGKGVEAGVKAQLVRCSDGGEIWAAEAAGSWNSEDKRYAALTEQYAGELGPEAGPYVAPSFRLLSATLDTLPNPLLNDEDTNEKIELGE, from the coding sequence ATGAACCGACTCGTTCTGGTGCTGGGACTCGCGCTGCTCGCTGGCTGCGCCACCGTGAAGAGCAGCCGCGTCCGCCCGGACTACGAGACCACGGACAAGACGCGCGTGAAGCGGCTCGCCGTGGTCGTCCAGCCCCTGCCGGATGGCCGGCAGCAGCTCGGCGATTTGTGGAGCCTCATCGCCCGCCGCCACGTCAACCAGAACCGGCTCTTCCTCGTGAAGGCCAACTTCGCCCGCTCGGGCGCCCCCGAGGACACCACCTTCAAGGACTTGTGCGTCGAGGGCATCGAGGGCGTGCTCTGGCTGGCGCCCGAGAGCGTGCAGCTCGTGGGCAAGGGCGTGGAGGCCGGGGTGAAGGCGCAGTTGGTGCGCTGCTCGGATGGGGGGGAGATCTGGGCCGCCGAGGCCGCCGGGAGCTGGAACTCCGAGGACAAGCGCTACGCCGCCCTCACCGAGCAGTACGCGGGTGAGCTGGGCCCCGAGGCCGGCCCCTATGTCGCGCCCTCCTTCCGCCTGCTCAGCGCCACGCTCGACACCCTGCCCAATCCCCTGCTGAACGACGAGGACACGAACGAGAAGATCGAACTCGGGGAGTAG
- a CDS encoding inorganic phosphate transporter, protein MLLTAVVLIVAVALVFDFINGFHDAANSIATVVGTRVLSPNLAVAWAAFFNFVAAFGGGVKVANTMGKGIINFDMLRAEGSEAVLLVIFSSLMGAIAWNLLTWWWGLPSSSSHALAGGMIGATLPVLGYQGLVGAGIAKIAGFIVLSPLIGMVLGTLMMLASTWTVHKQTPLKVDTWFRRLQLVSSAIFSYSHGTNDAQKVMGIIAVVLFGTIWKDRPFHIDWWMIISCHAAIALGTFFGGWRIVKTMGHSLTKLAPIGGFAAETGGGVTIIALAKLGIPVSTTHTITGAIVGVGSTRGWRAVKWGVAGRIIWAWVFTIPASALMAVIVYAVSKGVLLVVR, encoded by the coding sequence ATGTTGCTCACCGCCGTCGTCCTCATTGTCGCGGTCGCGCTCGTCTTCGACTTCATCAACGGCTTTCACGACGCGGCCAACTCCATCGCCACCGTGGTGGGCACCCGGGTGCTCTCGCCCAACCTCGCCGTGGCCTGGGCGGCCTTCTTCAACTTCGTCGCCGCGTTCGGCGGAGGGGTGAAGGTGGCCAACACCATGGGCAAGGGCATCATCAATTTCGACATGCTGCGCGCCGAGGGCTCCGAGGCCGTGCTGCTCGTCATCTTCTCCTCGCTCATGGGCGCCATCGCCTGGAACCTGCTGACGTGGTGGTGGGGACTGCCGTCGTCCTCGTCGCACGCGCTGGCGGGTGGGATGATTGGCGCGACGCTGCCGGTGCTCGGCTACCAGGGGCTGGTGGGCGCGGGCATCGCGAAGATCGCCGGCTTCATCGTGCTCTCGCCGCTCATCGGCATGGTGCTCGGCACGTTGATGATGCTGGCGAGCACGTGGACGGTGCACAAGCAGACGCCGCTCAAGGTGGACACGTGGTTCCGGCGGCTGCAGCTCGTGTCATCGGCCATCTTCTCCTACAGCCACGGCACCAACGACGCGCAGAAGGTGATGGGCATCATCGCCGTGGTGCTCTTCGGCACCATCTGGAAGGACCGGCCCTTCCACATCGACTGGTGGATGATCATCTCGTGCCACGCGGCGATCGCCCTGGGCACGTTCTTCGGCGGCTGGCGCATCGTGAAGACGATGGGCCACAGCCTCACGAAGCTCGCGCCCATTGGAGGCTTCGCGGCGGAGACGGGCGGTGGCGTCACCATCATCGCCCTGGCCAAGCTCGGCATCCCGGTGTCCACCACCCACACCATCACCGGTGCCATCGTCGGCGTGGGCTCCACCCGGGGCTGGCGCGCGGTGAAGTGGGGCGTGGCCGGCCGCATCATCTGGGCGTGGGTGTTCACCATTCCCGCCTCGGCGCTCATGGCCGTCATCGTCTACGCGGTGTCCAAGGGCGTGCTGCTCGTGGTGCGCTGA
- a CDS encoding DUF47 domain-containing protein, with translation MLEKLMPKSDEFFDDFDAQCAVTVEGARMLHALLSDYRDVATRVQALKDVEHRGDEVTHAAFNRLHQQFITPFDRGQIHSLLSRIDDVLDLTNAAAARLQYYEIQSSLPDATELARLLVLCTEKVREVVAALRLIKQPDQILAGVKDIKKLESQADDALRAGLGRLFKSGVDPLTVIKWKEIYDLIEMATDKCQDVGNVIEGVVLEHS, from the coding sequence ATGCTCGAGAAGCTGATGCCCAAGTCGGACGAGTTCTTCGACGACTTCGACGCGCAGTGCGCCGTCACCGTGGAGGGCGCGCGCATGCTGCACGCCCTGCTGAGCGACTACCGGGACGTGGCCACCCGGGTGCAGGCCCTCAAGGACGTGGAGCATCGGGGTGACGAGGTCACCCATGCCGCCTTCAACCGGCTGCACCAGCAGTTCATCACCCCGTTCGATCGCGGGCAGATCCACTCGCTGCTCTCGCGCATCGACGACGTGTTGGACCTGACGAACGCGGCGGCGGCGCGGCTGCAGTATTACGAGATCCAGTCGAGCCTGCCGGACGCCACGGAGCTGGCGCGGCTGCTCGTGCTGTGCACGGAGAAGGTGCGCGAGGTGGTGGCGGCGCTGCGGCTCATCAAGCAGCCGGATCAGATCCTCGCGGGCGTCAAGGACATCAAGAAGCTGGAGTCCCAGGCGGACGATGCCCTGCGCGCGGGCCTGGGGCGGCTGTTCAAGAGCGGCGTGGATCCCCTCACGGTCATCAAGTGGAAGGAGATCTACGATCTCATCGAGATGGCCACGGACAAGTGCCAGGACGTGGGCAACGTCATCGAGGGCGTGGTCCTGGAGCATTCCTGA
- a CDS encoding pyridoxal phosphate-dependent decarboxylase family protein: protein MELPELGNRVLKHVPPRWISVAERYLQRVPMVRERLAKETNAMLSEIEGGLKPYRGQVPTYTRLPEQGRSREEVLREMEQLNAREQDRWKEGYVSGAVYHGDSEHIDFLNRVYALNSQSNPLHVDLWPSATKFEAEVVAMTAHLLGAAEANAGRPEDEHICGSLSSGGTESIMLATKTYRDQARAERGIEHPEMVAPASAHPAFDKAAHYFGVRMIRVPVAADYRADVQATRKVLSRNTVMVIGSAPSFPHGVIDPIEELSELARERGIGFHTDACLGGFVLPWARELGYPVPGFDFRLPGVTSISADTHKFGYAAKGTSVVLYRGTALRSHQYFTSTEWPGGIYFSPTFSGSRPGALIAAAWASLVSTGDAGYREATRRILETADVIKRGIRAIPGLYVLGEPLFVIAFGSDSLNIYQVMDRLSAKGWNLNGLHKPPAVHLCVTQRHTQPGVAERFLADLRAAVEEVRANPNDKGTMAPVYGMAGTVPFRGLVSDLLKKYMDLIYKV from the coding sequence ATGGAACTGCCCGAGCTTGGAAACCGTGTCCTGAAGCACGTCCCGCCCCGATGGATCTCCGTGGCGGAGCGCTACCTGCAACGCGTCCCCATGGTCCGCGAACGGCTCGCGAAGGAGACCAACGCGATGCTGTCCGAGATCGAGGGGGGCCTGAAGCCCTATCGCGGCCAGGTGCCCACCTACACCCGGCTTCCCGAGCAGGGCCGCTCCCGCGAGGAGGTGCTGCGCGAGATGGAGCAGCTCAACGCCCGGGAGCAGGACCGCTGGAAGGAGGGCTATGTGTCGGGGGCCGTCTACCACGGTGACTCCGAGCACATCGACTTCCTCAACCGCGTGTATGCCCTCAACTCGCAGAGCAACCCGCTGCACGTGGACCTGTGGCCCAGCGCCACCAAGTTCGAGGCCGAGGTGGTGGCCATGACGGCCCACCTGCTCGGCGCCGCCGAGGCCAACGCGGGCAGGCCCGAGGACGAGCACATCTGCGGCTCGCTCTCCTCGGGCGGCACGGAGAGCATCATGCTCGCCACGAAGACGTACCGGGACCAGGCGCGCGCCGAGCGGGGCATCGAGCATCCGGAGATGGTGGCGCCCGCGAGCGCGCACCCCGCCTTCGACAAGGCGGCGCACTACTTCGGCGTCCGGATGATCCGCGTGCCCGTGGCGGCGGACTACCGCGCCGACGTGCAGGCCACGCGCAAGGTGCTCTCGCGCAACACCGTCATGGTCATCGGCTCGGCGCCGTCGTTCCCGCACGGGGTCATCGATCCCATCGAGGAGCTGTCGGAGCTGGCGCGCGAGCGGGGCATCGGCTTCCACACCGACGCGTGTCTGGGCGGCTTCGTGCTGCCGTGGGCGCGCGAGCTGGGCTACCCCGTGCCGGGCTTCGACTTCCGCCTGCCGGGGGTGACGTCCATCTCCGCGGACACGCACAAGTTCGGCTACGCGGCCAAGGGCACGTCCGTGGTGCTCTACCGGGGCACCGCGCTGCGCTCGCACCAGTACTTCACCTCCACCGAGTGGCCCGGCGGCATCTACTTCTCGCCCACCTTCTCCGGCAGCCGTCCGGGCGCCCTCATCGCGGCGGCCTGGGCCTCGCTCGTGTCCACGGGCGACGCGGGCTACCGCGAGGCCACCCGGCGCATCCTCGAGACGGCGGACGTCATCAAGCGCGGCATCCGCGCCATCCCCGGCCTGTACGTGCTCGGCGAGCCGCTCTTCGTCATCGCCTTCGGCTCGGACAGCCTGAACATCTATCAAGTGATGGATCGGCTGAGCGCGAAGGGATGGAACCTCAACGGCCTGCACAAGCCACCCGCGGTGCACCTGTGTGTGACCCAGCGCCACACCCAGCCCGGCGTGGCCGAGCGCTTCCTCGCGGACCTGCGCGCCGCCGTGGAGGAGGTGCGCGCCAATCCCAACGACAAGGGAACGATGGCGCCCGTGTACGGCATGGCGGGCACCGTGCCCTTCCGGGGGCTCGTGAGCGACCTGCTCAAGAAATACATGGATCTCATCTACAAGGTCTGA
- a CDS encoding xylulokinase translates to MSSSGNASILAIDLGTSAVKLAAVTLRGNIRGGTEEPLDLQLLPDGGAEQDPESWWAAIVRGTRRLLDSGVVPASDIVGINVSSQWSGTVAVDAHGKPLRPALLWMDSRGREHVRRAAQGLVSVEGYSLRKALTWLHICGGAPTLSGKDPVGHILYLQNEHPALYRDTYKFLEPKDWLNQRLSGRMVSSHDSITLHWVTDNRDLAHIDYDNSLLRMTGLSREKLPDLVPAATVLGPLQPEAARALGLSDSVQVISGAPDILAAAVGSGAVRNHEAHLCIGTSSWVSCHVPTKKTDIFHQLGSIPSALPGRYLLTNEQESAGICLSYLKDHILFGPESAPQDSAERYAMLVQEAERIPAGSDQLIFLPWLNGERSPVDDSTLRGGFFNQSLKTTRGHFVRAVMEGVAYNSRWLFSYVEKAAGHTLNPVRIIGGGARSRLWCQIHADVLGRTIQQVDEPVLANTRGAAFQAAVALGRLSVDEIPSLVPIAQTFEPDPRNRALYDELFEEFLNIYKNNKAIFARLNRKRSA, encoded by the coding sequence GTGAGCTCCTCCGGTAACGCCTCCATCCTGGCCATCGACCTCGGAACCTCGGCCGTGAAGCTGGCCGCCGTCACCCTGCGCGGGAACATCCGCGGGGGCACCGAGGAACCCCTCGACCTCCAACTCCTCCCCGACGGCGGCGCCGAACAGGACCCGGAATCCTGGTGGGCCGCCATCGTCCGCGGCACGCGGCGCCTGCTGGACTCGGGCGTCGTCCCGGCCTCCGACATCGTCGGCATCAACGTCAGCTCCCAGTGGTCCGGCACCGTCGCCGTCGACGCCCACGGCAAGCCCCTGCGGCCCGCCCTGCTCTGGATGGACTCGCGCGGACGCGAGCACGTACGGCGCGCCGCCCAGGGGTTGGTGTCCGTCGAGGGCTATAGTCTGCGCAAGGCCCTCACCTGGCTGCACATCTGTGGCGGCGCGCCCACCCTTTCCGGCAAGGATCCGGTCGGCCACATCCTGTACCTCCAGAACGAGCACCCCGCGCTCTACCGCGACACCTACAAGTTCCTCGAGCCCAAGGACTGGCTCAACCAGCGCCTGAGCGGCCGCATGGTGTCCTCCCACGACTCCATCACCCTGCACTGGGTGACGGACAACCGAGACCTGGCGCACATCGACTACGACAACAGCCTGCTGCGCATGACGGGCCTGTCGCGCGAGAAGCTGCCCGACCTCGTCCCCGCGGCCACGGTGCTCGGGCCGCTCCAGCCCGAGGCCGCCCGGGCCCTGGGACTGAGCGACTCGGTGCAGGTCATCTCCGGCGCCCCGGACATCCTCGCGGCCGCGGTGGGCTCGGGCGCCGTGCGCAACCACGAGGCCCACCTGTGCATCGGCACGTCCTCCTGGGTGAGCTGCCACGTGCCCACCAAGAAGACCGACATCTTCCACCAGTTGGGCAGCATCCCCTCGGCGCTCCCGGGCCGCTACCTGCTCACCAACGAGCAGGAGTCCGCCGGCATCTGCCTGTCCTACCTCAAGGATCACATCCTCTTCGGCCCCGAGAGCGCCCCCCAGGACTCCGCCGAGCGCTACGCGATGCTCGTCCAGGAGGCCGAGCGCATCCCCGCCGGCAGTGATCAGCTCATCTTCCTGCCCTGGCTCAACGGCGAGCGCAGCCCGGTGGATGACTCCACGCTGCGCGGCGGCTTCTTCAACCAGTCCCTCAAGACGACCCGGGGGCACTTCGTGCGCGCCGTGATGGAAGGCGTGGCCTACAACTCGCGCTGGCTCTTCTCCTACGTGGAGAAGGCGGCCGGCCACACCCTGAATCCCGTGCGCATCATCGGAGGCGGCGCCCGCTCGCGGCTGTGGTGTCAGATCCACGCGGACGTGCTCGGCCGGACCATTCAGCAGGTGGACGAGCCCGTGCTCGCCAACACCCGGGGAGCGGCCTTCCAGGCGGCGGTGGCGCTCGGGCGGCTGAGCGTGGACGAAATCCCCTCGCTGGTGCCCATCGCGCAGACCTTCGAGCCGGACCCGCGCAACCGGGCCCTCTACGACGAGCTGTTCGAAGAATTCCTCAACATCTACAAGAACAACAAGGCCATCTTCGCGCGCCTCAACCGCAAGCGCAGCGCCTGA
- a CDS encoding DUF262 domain-containing protein yields the protein MATKKHDAGEEERVDMGTASPDEQSLSSLEEKYSEQMRQIFPTKIDLPWLTLKTQIDEQINLRPEFQRRDRWSDDKRSRFIESVIMNVPVPPVFLGEEKLGKYVVLDGRQRLTAAYKFLSNELRLEGLKIWTEVNGLTYAEIKKKGFAATIERRFLSAILLTHESSPEVKYEVFDRLNTGGVIAEQMEVRNAIFPGPFNTMLHELSEDRTFRQLWGIPDSQDPVALERNVLYREMGDLELVLRFFALREASLKGMRFKDRLSDLMSTQNAAFKKDASLQACEAATFRQAIANCFKVFGDDAFKLKKDSNKKANRSAPYADAVMQALADRPTAALTPAAVARIRAAFEELCTQNQDFRNAVEKGTNGESAIKNRITLARAAVDKALKGASSTRTTTKRSSKKQ from the coding sequence ATGGCGACGAAGAAGCATGATGCGGGCGAAGAAGAACGCGTGGACATGGGGACCGCCTCCCCCGACGAACAGAGCCTGTCGTCGCTCGAGGAGAAGTACAGCGAGCAGATGCGGCAGATCTTCCCGACGAAGATCGACCTGCCGTGGTTGACCCTGAAGACGCAGATCGACGAGCAGATCAACTTGCGCCCCGAATTCCAGCGGCGCGACCGATGGAGCGATGACAAGAGGTCTCGCTTCATCGAGTCCGTGATCATGAACGTGCCGGTGCCTCCTGTATTTCTTGGCGAGGAGAAGCTGGGCAAGTACGTAGTGCTCGACGGCCGCCAACGATTGACGGCTGCGTACAAGTTCCTGAGCAACGAACTGCGGCTCGAAGGGCTCAAGATCTGGACGGAGGTGAACGGACTCACCTACGCCGAGATCAAGAAGAAGGGGTTTGCCGCGACGATTGAGCGCCGCTTCCTGTCGGCGATCCTCCTTACCCATGAATCGTCGCCCGAGGTGAAGTACGAGGTCTTTGACCGCCTGAACACCGGCGGAGTCATCGCCGAGCAAATGGAGGTCCGCAACGCGATCTTTCCCGGCCCCTTCAACACGATGCTTCACGAACTCTCGGAGGATCGCACTTTCCGCCAGCTCTGGGGCATCCCGGACTCTCAAGATCCCGTCGCGCTTGAGAGGAACGTTCTCTATCGCGAGATGGGCGACTTGGAACTCGTCCTGCGCTTCTTCGCTCTGCGAGAGGCATCCTTGAAGGGGATGCGCTTCAAGGACCGGCTCAGCGACCTGATGAGCACGCAGAACGCTGCCTTCAAGAAGGATGCTTCACTCCAAGCGTGTGAGGCCGCAACGTTTCGTCAGGCGATCGCGAACTGCTTCAAGGTCTTCGGCGATGACGCCTTCAAGCTCAAGAAGGATTCGAACAAGAAGGCCAACCGCTCTGCGCCCTACGCGGACGCTGTAATGCAGGCGCTGGCGGATCGTCCGACGGCGGCACTGACTCCTGCTGCGGTGGCACGCATCCGCGCAGCGTTCGAGGAACTTTGTACGCAGAACCAGGACTTCAGGAACGCGGTCGAGAAGGGCACGAATGGTGAATCGGCGATCAAGAACCGGATCACGCTCGCCCGCGCAGCGGTGGACAAGGCGCTGAAGGGGGCGTCGTCCACGCGCACGACGACGAAGCGGTCATCCAAGAAGCAATAG
- a CDS encoding HEPN domain-containing protein, which translates to MRQALADFGTSLNRIRALANSIVAATGAALSNPAIRELHETQQCGSVVLLTGYFEAFLKDLVRRYIEDLSASGVAFTGLPEDMRNRHFEGGGKVLSRAVEFARKGKPAPFGSATPQDIVARLHSASAGGLYQIVWEAFADTQANPGPDVVKEIAKGLGLKNFWPTVSTHSGNPARWSDSALTSQLIDLIAKRNACAHTGTVSPIPTAADILNFADMLEALGTGFVTALEAELAAHKATVPPAAPIVAPAAGLAPGGSTASSP; encoded by the coding sequence ATGCGCCAAGCACTCGCCGACTTCGGCACATCTCTGAACCGCATCCGGGCGCTGGCGAACAGCATCGTCGCCGCGACGGGAGCCGCGCTCTCCAACCCCGCGATCCGCGAACTGCACGAGACCCAGCAGTGTGGTTCCGTCGTGCTGCTCACCGGCTACTTCGAGGCGTTCCTGAAGGACTTGGTGCGACGCTACATCGAAGACCTCTCAGCGTCGGGCGTCGCGTTCACCGGCCTGCCGGAGGACATGCGAAACCGGCACTTCGAAGGTGGTGGGAAGGTCCTCTCGCGCGCAGTGGAGTTCGCGCGCAAGGGGAAGCCTGCGCCGTTCGGGAGCGCTACTCCTCAAGATATCGTTGCCCGGCTGCACTCGGCCTCAGCAGGCGGCTTGTATCAAATCGTTTGGGAGGCCTTCGCCGACACCCAGGCGAACCCCGGCCCCGACGTCGTTAAAGAGATTGCGAAGGGGCTGGGCCTCAAGAACTTCTGGCCGACAGTCTCGACCCATTCTGGCAACCCCGCACGCTGGTCCGACAGCGCCCTCACGTCACAGTTAATCGACTTGATCGCCAAGCGAAACGCGTGCGCGCATACCGGTACTGTTTCACCGATCCCGACTGCAGCCGACATCCTCAACTTCGCCGACATGCTTGAGGCCCTCGGGACTGGGTTTGTCACGGCGCTGGAAGCCGAGCTTGCTGCCCACAAGGCCACCGTTCCCCCAGCCGCACCCATCGTGGCACCGGCAGCGGGCCTAGCCCCTGGCGGGTCCACGGCCAGCTCTCCGTAG